One window from the genome of Lasioglossum baleicum chromosome 9, iyLasBale1, whole genome shotgun sequence encodes:
- the LOC143212267 gene encoding ninjurin-A yields METMGEKGTPEKLENMDTDKDEMDKVDKNLELDTVVEEVVINDPTMIVDTTDKKSKYKQSNTFAAKKTVAQGMMDVALITANANQLRYLLEYQKNTNTFLLILTLIIVSLSLQVAVGIGLVFKGRFDIKEKSKSNIAHRINNYVVVGVFLITIINVFIASFSISTQPSTPS; encoded by the exons ATGGAAACTATGGGTGAGAAGGGCACCCCGGAGAAGTTGGAGAACATGGACACGGATAAGGATGAAATGGACAAGGTGGATAAGAACCTGGAACTGGATACTGTCGTCGAGGAAGTGGTGATCAATGATCCTACGATGATCGTCGACACCACCGACAAAAAGAGCAAGTACAAACAGTCGAACACTTTCGCCGCGAAAAAGACAGTGGCCCAGGGAATGATGGATGTTGCCTTGATCACTGCCAACGCTAACCAGCTCAGATATCTGCTAGAATATCAGAAAAACACCAACACTTTCCTGCTCATACTTACCCTGATTATTGTCAGCCTGTCCCTGCAG GTCGCCGTGGGAATTGGCCTGGTGTTCAAGGGTCGTTTCGACATCAAGGAAAAATCGAAGTCGAACATTGCCCATAGGATCAACAATTACGTTGTGGTCGGCGTTTTTCTCATCACAATCATCAACGTTTTCATCGCGTCGTTCAGCATATCCACGCAGCCGAGTACACCATCGTGA